ATACCTGtcccgcacacacaaacacacacacactcatacacgcgcacacacacacacacacacacacacacacacacacacctgtccttaTTACAACCACCCTGTCCTACTTTGCACCTACTTATGTAcctatgcatgcacacacactcctctctctgagcacacacacacactcccctttCCTCATTACCTTTTACATTATTAATGTGGTAggtctttagttttttttctttttgatttttttgtgagaGCTAAAGCTCACCTCATCCACATGTCAATAAAAGTTTTTGAAgaccattttgaaatgcatccAACTTCTTGGGTATAGAACCTCACATCCTGTGCTGATTCCCTGTCTTCACTCTTCTCCTTCTGACAAATGGATTAGTTTCTTCATGCCTTTTTTTAGGTTTTGGTTTCTCATTCTCTCAgcctttgttgtgtgtgtttcagaaggATGCCGAGGGGAAGGAGAGGTCTGTTTTTGACATTCCCATCTTCACCGAGGAGTTTCTCAACCACAGCAAAGGTAAGGAACACTCAAAACTTTCCCTAAGCTTCCTCCATCACTCATCACAAAGCACGGAAAGAggctcatgcacacgcacagaactTCCTTCTGAGGAGTCTCATTTGCAGAGAGGGAACTTTGATGTCTTTATTTATCCTGGTCTGTTTGTCCTCAGCTTCTCAGAGTTGGTTCTGGTTGTGTGCCGCGTAAACCCCTGTCACATGTCTAAGAGctgataaccccccccccccagcgcgcGAGGCGGAGATGCGCCAGCTGAGGAAGACCAACATGGAGTACGAGGAGCGCAACGCGGCGCTGCAGAAGCACGTGGAGAGCATGCGCGGGGCGGTGGAGCGGCTGGAGGGGCTGCAGGAGCGTGCGCAGGCGAGCGCACTGGCACGCCACACGCTGCCGCTCAGCAGCCGACCTGCTGGACACAGCTGCGACACCAACGCCCTGACCAGCAGCTTCAGCGGCCTGGCCCTGCCTGGTGAGAGCACAcacgcgtatacacacacacacacacacgcacacacacacacacacacgccctgaCCAGCAGCTTCAGCGGCCTGGCCCTGCCTGGTGagagcacacacgcatacacacacacacacacacacacacgcacacacacacacacacacacgcacagaccagCAGCTTCAGCGGCCTGGCCCTGCCTGGTGAGAGCACACAcgatacaccacacacacacacacacacacacgcacacacacacacacaccctgaccagCAGCTTAGCGGCCTGGCCCTGCCTGGTGAgagcacacgaacacacacacacacacacacacacacacacacacacacacacacgccctgaCCAGCAGCTTCAGCGGCCTGGCCCTGCCTGGTGAGagcacacacgtatatacacacacacacacacacacacacacacacacacacacacacacacacacacacacacacacacacacacacacacacacacacacgccctgaCCAGCAGCTTCAGCGGCCTGGCCCTGCCTGGTGAGagcacacatgtatacacacacacacacacacacacacacacacacacacacaaacacacacacacacatacacatttacatacatatacatacatatatgcacatttactcacatatacatgcatatatgcacatatatacacatttacacacatatacatgcatatatgcacatatacacacatacaaatttacacacatatacatacattgGTGAGGGGACCAAAGTATGTGTACACCTAATTAGTTGGTTTGGcaacttcagccacacccattacTAACCACTGGGTTTGGCGATTGCCAGGAGAATGCTACCTGcccgaatgcatagtgccaattGTAAAGATTGGTGGAGGAGGCATAATGGTCttgggctatttttcatggtttgggctaggcctcttaATTCCAGTGAACGGAAATattgtgcacaaagcaaggttcataaagaaatagttttctgtgtttggtgtggaagcCCTTTGGAATTTAATCTTTTAACAGCAGATACTTCTATGAGTACCACTGTACAACAGTAAAGCCATATTATTTCCAAACATTCTTCAAATACTTTCTGTTTTAAGCACATTTTCGTAACTTCTGTGGACTTCATCTGAACTGCTTAagataattaataataaaggaaaatgaattatttggaAGCGGGTATGATCTTGTCGTTGaaacctattttttttctttctaactGCTGTAACTAAAAACGGGTCTTGATAATTGTGAGAGAGAACTCTGGGCTTTCTGTGAATCCCCAGTGGCTTCTGGGATACAAGCCATTGCCTTTGTTTATTTGTCCGGAACCCTGTGCTTTGATCTCCCATCCACGGAAGTGTCACATGACTGCACATGGTAGTTATTTGATTCTTTCTCACAGCTCAGATGTGAGCTTGGTCGATCCGGAAATGAATGGTTGCTTTTAATGTTCagatatccatccatccatctatccattaactgtacccgcttatcctggtcagggtcgcggaggtgctggagcctatcccagcatgcattgggcaagaggcaggaataaaccctgaacaggccaccaatctatcacagggcaggTTCAGATATGAAATACTTTATTcttatatttcattcttttttctcccaaacCTCCAGCCACTGTATCTGCATGTTACTCCATCTGGGGTAGAATTCAGTTAAgtgcaaatacatttctgagCAAGGTCACTCAAGGTCAGTCACTCTCAGTCAGTCACGTCACGGATGGGACAAATCGGCAAATATGGCGGTAGgaagctgggagagagagggagggaggaaaagagggaaagCCAGTTCCAAGGCTTATCAAGGTtgaagaggttgcaggtttaattcccaaGTGGGGCTTTGCCATATTGCCCTTGAGCAGAGTACTTAACCTTGTGTGTCTTAAATGGACGATAATGTGTGTGAGCTTTGAGTGGTTCTAAATCAGTTCTCTCTGCTAAGCAAATGCACTTTATCGATGCCACAGGAACTTAGTCCAGCTCAGCATACTGTGAAATCTCAGAGAACGTCACGTCACTGAAGATTTGAAATGCTAAATGTTGTGTGTCAGACTGTGTGAAACATGACAGTAGTTATGTCAGTCAGTAATCATTAATTAGGCCAGGGGCACAGTGTTTGGCACGTGTGTGGCGTAGCGTGTCTGACCGTGTCTGTCATGTTTCCTTGGTGGTTAATTTGGGTTTGCCGTTGATGAATGGAAGCTAGTATCAGATGTTCCATTGGTGGTGTATTAGGGTATGCCTCCGATGACTGATCCATTGGTGGTGTATTGGGGTATGCCATGGATGACTGATCCATTGGTGGTGTATTGGGGTATGCCGTGGATGACTGATCCAGTGGTGGTGTATTGGGGTATGCCATGGATGACTGATCCATTGGTGGTGTATTGGGGGATGCTGTTGATGACTGTTTCAGTGGTGGTGTATTGGGGTATGCCTTCGATGACTGATCCATTGGTGGTGTATTAGGGTATGCCTCCGATGACTGATCCATTGGTGGTGTATTGGGGTATGCCGTGGATGACTGATCCATTGGTGGTGTATTGGGGTATGCCGTGGATGACTGATCCATTGGTGGTGTATTGGGGTATGCCTCCGATGACTGATCCATTGGTGGTGTATTGGGGTATGCCGTGGATGACTGATCCATTGGTGGTGTATTGGGGTATGCCGTGGATGACTGATCCATTGGTGGTGTATTGGGGGCAGTGAGTATCAggctaatctctctctctctgtctgtttctgcaggAAGTGGAGAGGTGCCCACGCTGGAAACCATCGACTTGTACATGAAGAAGCTGCACGCCATCATCCTGGCCAACCCTCAGGAGCACGAGGCTCTGATCAACACCATCAGAGAGGTGGTCAGCCGCCTGGACAGGTATGAgccaacacacaccacaacacacaccacacaccccacacaccccctcacctacacacaccacacacctcctCACCAACACGCACTACACACCTCCTccccaacatacacacattgtgcacgcaaacacacacatgtacaacacacacaaacatgctcacaaTGTGCActcaacaacacacacatattcaaaaTTCCTTGTTCCACTGATGTATTTATTcgtttataataaaataatttcctccCCCAGGTAATTTTGCACCCCCAGACTTCAAGGAGAGTTGAGCTGCACAtcgtacctgtgtgtgtccactGAGGCTGTTTTAGTGAGGTCAGCTACCTTTCTCactgcacccccatccccaTTTTAAGATgccttttattcatttattagcCAATATTGGGGTCCAGATTCAGTGTAACCGCAATCGCGTGGAGAATTTAAGCAAGCACTCCTCCTGCTGTTTCTTCCATAACTGCACATGGTCAGTGGCTGCTGAAATTGAAGGTGAGCTTGGTTCAGGAATTGCTTGCTTAAATTCAGTACCAATAGTTGAATGCAAAGCCCATTGGATTTCTGTAATCTGGCTCGGAATCttaggttatttattttgtactgtttttGTAGGAGTTTTCCAAGTCGAATTTGTATCATATAACGCCACACCAAATTCTGAATTTGCAGAAGTATTTTGAATGAGTTGCAGAGGCAATATGCACATTCCCCATTAACCTCTGTGTTAATGgaattgttttcctttctttttttaagtaggACTAGAAAGTCTGCAgttcaagtaaaaaaatacacactgtGAACATCTGTGTCTCCAACCTATTTGATtgcctgctcttttttttttttttttttttaaacaaaaacaaaaaaaatcatttttacttttgttcaGATGTTTTAAACCATCAGAATTTTAGCCATTTTAGTGTTTGTTTGCTGGCAATGGCGAGACTTGGCTGGAGGGGGTGAGAATGAAAGACGTTCCATTTTTAATCTTGTTTTGCTTGTGAAGGAAGCACTATTCACGTTCAAAGGCAGTTTATCACAAGTTAAGCATTACTGAATATAGTTGTGCCAGTGTTtgaattgtttgtatgttgtaaTGGAAAAAGTACttaaatgttccaaaatatTGTGTTGTTGAATAAAACGGTTTTGCAGTATTTGTTTGTGCAGGTGTTGTTTTATCGGGGATATTCTGATATATTCTGCTCAAGAAGCTGTACCAGATTCTATTCCCATGGGCACTTTTCATCAGGACTTGGTGTTGGACTAACTTTTTTCTTCCGAAGGTCTGTGCATATTTAGCTGAATTTATAGCATGGTTATTAGCACATACAGTATCTAAGGTTGTCTGGAGGAGGAACTGACACAAGGCCAATGTGGACCCTGCACATTTTATTCACAGGAAGTGATAGGAACAACTGTGAAACAACATGAATAGCGTTGAGCCAGAGATGAGAATCTTTTTTGGAAGTTCTGCGCTGAGAGTGTTTGGAGAATTGATTGTGTGGGAGGGAAAGCTCAACTGTTCAACTGTCTCAAATTTGGCTTTGGCTTTAAGTTCAGGAGTTGACAGTGAGGTTGATAGAATTAGCTTGCATTAAGATTAACCTCTTTacccaaaaaaaggaagaggtTCTTTCTCATCTCTCTagccaaaagaaaaatcagttttcacacttcaaaaataataaaaattccaTGCATCCCTCCAATCAAAAGCAGCAAAGTCACCCAAAGCCTGCCGAAAATTAATAGGCAATTATAGAACACTTGAAAGTTCTACATCATTTGTTGCTGTTAAAGCCCTTTAGGCCATCTGTGCAATATGAATGTCAGCTCGGACCAAGACAGTTTTATTGCCGTGTCCCAACAATGGATGGTTTGTGTCAGATGGTTTTTTTACGTTTACTAAACATGTTTCTCTCTAATCTTCAGAAGGGGCCCCCTAAATTCACCTTGTGTGACCCCACAGTTTGGAATGCATTTCTGTGGTGGCAAGTTTTCAATTCTTTTGCCCAGTGATAAATGGTATGTGTGTTATGTTTCGCACAGTATCCAACCTAGGATTTGTAATACCGGAGTAACACTCCCAAGAGTTTACCATTCATTTGGCCAGCATTTACTATGCGAGTATTGTCACCTTAACCTACCTAATGAGTTGTGAAAGTGTCATGATTCAATGAAAGGACTGATTTTACAACAGAGGAGATTTGATTGAACCAAAGATTTCCTTGTTGATATTGTACACTTGGGTATGGAATGAAATTagattattttctgaaatgtcttaaaataaatgtgaatgaaacATGTCTGCAGTGTGCATAAAATAAGCAAAAGGATTTTATTGCTTTTCACATTTCAACAGATGAACAACGTCTGACTCCCCAAGAAGCatccttaaaatgtattttattcccAGTCAGCTCTGTGCTTTAAACAGAAATTTATGAAAAGGGGGGAAACACTTGTTTGCCTTATGATGCCCATTTCCTGTCTGCTGGCAGTGGTTTCCTGTTCACAGTGGCCAGCACGCTGGCTCACAGCTGCTtgcctttacattacattactggcattacACAGCTTTATAGCATTTTAACAGactgtccatttatacagctggatatatactgcagcagtgcaggttaagtaccttgctcaaggggacaacggcagtgtcctacctggtaATTGTACCTGAAGCCTCTGtttttacaagcccagttccctacccattataccaTTATATCATTGCAGGGTGCTTCACTGCTGCCTTTCAGTCACTGTCCTGGTGCAGTCTGCTGGCCCTGGGGCCAGGTCATGCAGTCACCTGCCTCAGTGCAAGTTCCCCTTTAGCTTTCAGACGGACAGAAGCCTCTTCTGTCCCCTTTTCCTGAAAGCCCTTCAGATGCGCAGAAACAAGTAAACCTTTAATTTGTGCACAACACCCAAcaggacggggaggggggtacCACATCCCTTTGACACCCAGTCGCAGCTGCGGGGGGGAAGGGAAGAAGGCCGAATGTTCTGAACCACACTGGGGAAACAAAAGAGGCTGGCAGCATCATGAGCCGGAGATCATGagctctccctcacccccccccccccccccccacattcccCCAGAGCAACCTGGTCAGCTTCCTCCTTTTGCTTCCTGCCAGGGTTtcaggggtctggggggggggggggagtcctcACAGAGGATGCCGGAGCGCAGAGGGGTTAGCGAGCAGTCGTGCTGAGCGGGCCTCGTATCCTGACTGAGCTGAAAACTTATTGCTCAGCACAGATCTCTCCGGATGCAGGTGATTCATATTGCTACGGGAAAAGTCCACTCACCCAGCTGTAAATCTTCTGGATATTATCCAGTGCTTTATGATAGCTGAGGCAAGAGTGGAGGCACACATTATGAACACTAATGAACAATCATCTGAGAACGTAGATTATCTCTGAACAGCAAGCCTTAAAGAGTACTCAAACTGTTTCTGAATACCTTTTAAGGTATTGTCAGGCCTGTGAAGAACAATTTTTCTTCAATCTAATTTCttatttcttaaatatttaaaggagATATTTAACATGCAAACCTGCACCTTGTTTGAGTTTTGTTTAGAGATTCTTAACTTTTTTAGCTCTAAATAAATAGGATTGTTTAAAGTGTTGCAAccccaaattaaaataaacactcatTGCCCATACCGTACTGCTTGCTCAAAATGAAGTGATTACGTTGGGATGTCTGCCATTTTTCAGGATTTTCTGAGGCTTTTCTCTCTCATGAATAGAAGCGGGAACGTTTAGATTCCATgcttttccaaaaacattttgcatgcCGTGTCCCGTTATAGCTAAGTAATCCTCGATAAGCCTCCCATTCAACATTTAGGTACCTTATGCATAAACTGCGACATTTTGGAAGATGTGTTACCAAAATTATTATATGAACCTAAAATGCACAAGTAATGCGATCCTTTAGAAGAAGTAGCGCATACTcaggtttctttctttcttttcatcatGTGCTAAAAATGCTCTTttgcaaacgcacacaaaacTCGCTTTGTCTGCGTTGGCAATATTCTGTATGACAATATTCCATCGCCAGCCGGTTTATGATAGAGGCTAACTGAGAATAGAACGTAAGGAGTTACTTAGAACATTCTTCAATCAGACGTAACTGGATATGGAGTAGGCCTACATTAGGATATGGCTTACATTCAGTTTAAGGAAATACAGACTAAAAGTTTACACCCAAACGACTGCAGgttcatgaataaaatgtaatattttattaggATTGGCTACAATAAATAAGCACACCTGCCAGGTTATGAAAAAACTCCTTAACaatgaaataatgcatttttgtacattagCATTAAACACCAAATAAGAGAGACTTATGCCAGAAAAAtggtaataataaatatatgaaagtaTTTCGGAGGAATATATTtcctttgaaaacaaataaatagcataTAGTGAGTGCTGTTAACATAAAGTAGTATTATCCATTATTAAATTGGTTAACTCTGTTTCCCttgagaaattatatttattaaaattattatttccctTGAAAAGATTAGTAAATAAGAAAATCATGCGCCCTCTTGTGGCGCGTATATTCACTGCAATAACGAGCGTCCAAACCCCATGACTACTCGGTTTACGCAATTCAAGTGTGCCAACAGTGCGTATCTTTAAATAACGTTTACTTTTGGCATGAAGACCAAAGTGATCAGTGGTCTCGATATGGAACGTCCAAAGGAATAACTAGGGCTCTCAGTCtttgtgggggggaaaaatctaTATAAGACGTCCTTCCTCTTTGTTGAAGGTGCATGTTTTTTCAGCAGGAAGGGTTAATGAAGTACATGGGAAACGTCTTTCATGGTCGCTATCTTGCCCTTGATCCATCACCCTCTTGGGAGGGGGGAAGCAGCGGTGTCACTGGTAAGAAGCGGAAAATCTCGGCCTCGTGCGCCTGCCGGCCGGGGAAACTATCTCTGGAATGTTTAGAAACATGAgtcactcccacacactcctgctgaggtcacacccacctccaccaacttcctgcccccctcctgCTCAACAGACAGAGGGATACAGGGGGGATTTCCATTCGTCAGTGTCCCTGCCCCgcacattctttttttacccaTCCGAGCCCCAACAACACATGCTATCCATTCTGTTCAGAAGGCGCATAAGATCAAAATGGCACTTTGTGCTGCACTGTATTGTATGATAATTGGCCTTGATCCCTGCCCTTTGTCCTGGGTGcaatacatactgtatctgCAGTCTCAAAGAATTACtcagcacacatttaaaaatgcatatctATTCTTTGAAATGCTTTATGGCCCACACCGCACAACCGATTCGTAATTTATACCGTGATTAGTGCTGGCAGGGAATTGTGAAGTAGTAGAATGGGAGGATAATGCCAGTTGTCACTATGCTGGCAGTATGGAGGCATgactggaggaggggggagtggaGTCTGCGTGTTAGTCACTGCTGTCACCTGCCTTAGATCCAAATGAGCGCCTCTGGGACGGGAACGCAGGGAGCCCCCTGGCAGCTCTGCTGAAAAAACGCTGCATTAGGTACTcagcacaggcacagtcacGCCTCCGGACCACGCTAACAGCTCACCGAGGGCACGGTTTAAACGAAAGCGAGACTGACAAGTCATTAAACGGATGCatgtgttctgtgtctgtgtgacgtGCACAGGACCATAATCACAAATGACATGGTCTAGCAAGTTATATTCCCtgtgaataatttaataattattatttttgagttCTAGGGCACTGTTACatgggcagcacagtggtgcagtgggtagcgctGTTGCCCACAGCAATAACGTCCTTAGTTTGCATCCCTATGTGGAGTTTTTGTTCACGTTGGTTTCCGCTGGGTagtccggtttcctcccacagtccaaagagagtttaaattgcccctaggtatcagtgtgtgagcgaatggtgtgtgcgTCTTgcaactgtccagggtgtatcccTGCCTTTtcccccaatgcatgctgggatagactccagcacctcctgcgaccctgaccaggaataagcagttataggtaatggatggagAGCACTGTTACATAGTTAATTCTTATATTAAACAacactcatttattttaaatacatttttagaaagaGTGTGCATGGCCCTGTTTCAATAAGATTCACTTTATCAGATCACTATGCAGGTATTTGCAGATTTCTGTATTGCACCCAGGACGAAGGGAAGGGATGAAGGGCAATTATCATACAGCAACGCATATAAATTGTTAATAACAACAGACTGCATGCGTAGCtacataatttaaatttggAAGGTGAAACAGATTTGAGCTTGCATTTTTGCTTGCAATCAGTTGCCACTTCACTGTCATAACGCCAGAATGACTTCACAGCCTATAGCCacttgtggcactttatttttcACGTGTTTGATTGCAGGCAAATACACATAATTCCTATCTGGGGAAATAAACAGACTTGGTTATACATCATTCTGTTGTCGTACCGGAGAAAGAAATGCTGATGAAGTAGATGGGAATGTGTTCCCCTTCACCGCGCGGCGCCGACGTACTTACGTGCACGGTGCTATCCTACagagcgcgcgcgcgcgcccGGACCTACGTAAATGCGCGTATCCCATGGTAGTTGAGAGAACCACTGCTGTGGCCATGCAGTGGGAACGAGTGTGGCATCGGCAACGCGTGAGCACTGTTATTCCTATTAAAATTCATAGCGGACCTTACGTTATTACTGTACGACAATAGTAGAAAAGCGGGATTATGGTTGTCAAGAAGGAGCAGGGACGTGGAAGAAGACGAAGCACATAACGGTAagaataaaaaagtttaaatcgTTTTTTCCAACAGGAATCAACAGTGAGTTTGTTAGCCACCAGTCGTTAGGCACGGGGAAAGTTCCTGATAGGACGTAACAGAGGCAAAGCAGTCCCTTCGAAATGGATATTGCAGTTAATCTTGCGTTGAGCCTTTTGCTCAGTGTTAGCATTGCTAGCTGGCTGTACCTTTAGGATACAACCGAAAGTAGCCTATCATCTCCATAAAGCGAAAAGAAAGTTTCCTTTTTGCTATTCTAGTGTTGCAGGTAGTCAAATCATTATAGCGACATACGTTTCTGTACGGTAACTTTGTAACGTTGGCAAGCGCCTGCGACtcggaaaggaaaacaaatgcgCAACACTGCAGTGCAAATATTTTGCTTgtattttcctaaatatttagCGTTCTTAGTGAAACCAGTACGgtaaagttgtcatatttaagTAAACAATATTGGTTTGAATGTGTGTTGCAGGAAATCGGGGACTGGCTGTCAAACACGGTGGTTAATTGGATCGGTCTGGCATTTTCAGTTGAACGTTTcattaacaggaaaaaaacgcGTATTCAGTGACAAACATTTTGTTATTATGAATGGTAGCAGTGAACAGATCAAATATACAGCTGTAATTTAAACGCAAATTGCCATTCTGTTTGATGCCATGGCAATGTATATGCTTGAGTGTCCATGTTCGAGGAATTATCTTTCCAGTTTGCCAAAATGTAGTTGCAGTGAAATGATAGCTGTGGATTGGACTGTGAATCGATTGAACgtgtgacagaaacacagattaACACTCAAGGTCTTTATATCTGCTGTGTATTTGTACTATCACACATATGTTACAACTATAGTTTAAGGCAGTGATTGCCCATGAATGTCCGTCTTTCTGCTGATTTTGTTCTGTAAATTGCAGCTAACCAGAACATCATTTTAAGTAGTTGGCCCAATTCAACTGTTGTGGAGTTTGTGAAACTGGGTCCAATTTATGCTTTCCATTATTATGCCGCTTGAGCGTGTGGGCATGAACGGAATTTTTCGTTTAACTTGCGGGTATTGAATTGTTGCGTAAGTTCAGAAATGCTACATTTAGGAGAtttaacacactaacacatacaaAGACTTATCAGAATTTTTTACAAACGAGTACCATGGTAATAGTAGTTTGCTATTATGATCTTGGTAATGACTGAATTAGTCCATAATAGATACTTAGTGAAAGACTTTAAtggattttattgaattaaCCTACAGAGCGTGTGGAAAAGGCAGAATTCACGGTACGCAAAGTATGACAGTCACTCCAACTGCAAAACGGTTTTGGAATACAGATGATGTTACATTGATTCTGGAAGAAATCACTCCACCCATTCCAATTGATCCTTTCTAGATGGAAAGGGGGTACACGGCTGTCCACAGGGGGTGTAGTATCCACAGAAAACATACAGCACCACCG
Above is a genomic segment from Anguilla rostrata isolate EN2019 chromosome 16, ASM1855537v3, whole genome shotgun sequence containing:
- the hmg20a gene encoding high mobility group protein 20A, encoding MEEQTGSPGANTDNSSSQRNGEEKPRRSSWTKGRKRKKPVKDSNAPKAPLTGYVRFMNDRREQLRAERPDVPFPEITRMLGNEWSKLPPDEKQRYLDEAEKDKERYMQELEKYQKTEAYKHFTRKLQDKKKGKQHRGDVARQVTHESLHEKDAEGKERSVFDIPIFTEEFLNHSKAREAEMRQLRKTNMEYEERNAALQKHVESMRGAVERLEGLQERAQASALARHTLPLSSRPAGHSCDTNALTSSFSGLALPGSGEVPTLETIDLYMKKLHAIILANPQEHEALINTIREVVSRLDR